From the genome of Streptomyces sp. NBC_01341, one region includes:
- a CDS encoding MarR family winged helix-turn-helix transcriptional regulator, giving the protein MDKATQEVEYEQMLLSRHGLLNHRKGRRKDGLLERSAYILLSRIRVQGPMSVGELSEAFDLDVSTLNRQTAAVMREGFVERIPDPDGGMARKFRITEEGVRTLDAEREGMVNSLHTVMADWPEEEISAFAGYLRRFNTDLERIGGRPWPRP; this is encoded by the coding sequence ATGGACAAGGCCACGCAGGAGGTCGAGTACGAGCAGATGCTGCTCAGCCGTCACGGGCTCCTGAACCACAGGAAGGGCCGCCGTAAGGACGGCCTCCTGGAACGCAGCGCGTACATCCTGCTCAGCCGCATCCGCGTCCAGGGCCCAATGTCCGTCGGCGAGCTGAGCGAAGCGTTCGACCTCGACGTCTCGACCCTCAACCGGCAGACGGCCGCGGTCATGCGCGAGGGCTTCGTGGAACGCATCCCCGACCCGGACGGGGGCATGGCCCGCAAGTTCCGCATCACCGAGGAGGGCGTCCGCACCCTCGACGCCGAGCGCGAGGGCATGGTCAACTCCCTGCACACCGTGATGGCCGACTGGCCGGAGGAGGAGATCTCCGCCTTCGCCGGCTACCTGCGACGCTTCAACACCGACCTGGAACGCATCGGCGGCCGCCCCTGGCCCCGCCCCTGA